In Vigna angularis cultivar LongXiaoDou No.4 chromosome 8, ASM1680809v1, whole genome shotgun sequence, one DNA window encodes the following:
- the LOC108344482 gene encoding protein SRC1: MSGIMHKIEESFGGHKKDEEHKGNPHDEHKGEHKGEHKQEGFMDKMKDKLHGDEHNKGHKEGHKEGHKEGHEEGHKEGFMDKMKDKFHGDEHDKGENKKKKKDKKKHEHGHEKHGDGSSSSDSD; encoded by the coding sequence ATGTCTGGAATCATGCACAAGATTGAAGAGAGCTTTGGAGGGCACAAAAAAGATGAGGAACATAAAGGAAACCCCCATGATGAACACAAAGGTGAACACAAAGGCGAACACAAGCAAGAGGGCTTTATGGACAAGATGAAAGACAAATTGCATGGTGATGAGCATAACAAGGGTCACAAAGAAGGGCACAAAGAAGGGCACAAAGAAGGGCACGAAGAAGGACACAAAGAAGGATTTATGGACAAGATGAAAGACAAGTTCCATGGTGATGAACATGACAAGGGTgagaacaagaaaaagaagaaggacaaGAAGAAGCATGAGCATGGACATGAAAAACATGGTGACGGTAGTAGCAGCAGTGACAGCGATTAG
- the LOC108344481 gene encoding protein VAPYRIN translates to MDRLIKLEPSNTVVIRVEPGQKCQGKITLHNVMHTMPVAFRLQPLIKTRYVVKPHSGIISPLATLTVEITYHTPSTTTLPHSFPHSNDSFLLHSVLVPGAAIREPSSMFDAVPSDWFKKKQVFVDSGIRVMFLGSHILAHLVSLGEIDEVREALERSDPSWGIVNSTDPHGQTLLHLAVAQGRADLVQLLLEFEADTEATNRSGLTPLEAAASCNETLIVELLLARRANTERAEMAVFGPIHHAARGGHVEVLRLLLLKDAKVDSLTKDGNTALHVAVEERRRDCVRLLLANGARTDLKNAREGDTPLHTAAAAGDESMVKLLLQKGNANKDVRNAQGKTAYDVAVENGHERLFDALSLGDKLCTAAKKGEVRTIQKLLENGADLNGRDQHGWTALHRASFKGRIDVVKVLVERGVEVDAKDEEGYTALHCAAEAGHADVTEFLVKKGADVEARTRKGVSALQITESLNYVGITRVLVNGGASRENSDRVAAFGAIAFGSKIMEGGGVVKKRRGGDRGNIRGLNNGAGFGRSLALAVL, encoded by the exons ATGGACAGGCTCATAAAGTTAGAGCCTTCAAACACAGTCGTAATCAGAGTAGAACCAGGCCAAAAGTGCCAAGGCAAAATCACCTTACACAACGTCATGCACACAATGCCAGTGGCCTTCAGGCTTCAACCCCTCATCAAAACTCGTTACGTAGTTAAGCCCCACTCAGGTATTATCTCCCCCTTAGCCACGCTCACTGTAGAAATCACCTATCACAcaccctccaccaccaccctccCCCATTCCTTCCCTCACTCCAACGACTCCTTCCTCCTACACAGTGTCTTGGTTCCAGGAGCCGCCATCAGAGAACCCTCCTCCATGTTCGACGCTGTTCCCTCCGACtggtttaagaaaaaacaagtCTTCGTCGACAGCGGCATAAGGGTCATGTTTTTAGGGTCACACATTCTGGCCCACTTGGTCTCGCTCGGCGAAATCGATGAGGTGAGGGAAGCTCTGGAGAGAAGCGACCCTTCATGGGGAATTGTAAACAGCACCGACCCACATGGCCAGACATTGCTCCACTTGGCGGTCGCACAGGGAAGAGCTGACCTCGTTCAGCTGCTTCTGGAGTTCGAGGCCGATACCGAGGCAACAAACCGTTCTGGGTTGACCCCACTTGAGGCTGCAGCATCGTGTAACGAAACATTGATCGTGGAGCTTCTTCTGGCTCGCAGGGCCAACACGGAGCGAGCTGAAATGGCCGTGTTTGGGCCGATTCATCACGCGGCTAGAGGAGGACACGTGGAGGTCCTAAGACTGCTCTTGCTCAAAGACGCCAAAGTGGACTCGCTCACGAAAGACGGCAACACTGCTTTGCACGTTGCAGTTGAGGAGCGTCGAAGAGACTGTGTTAGACTTCTTCTAGCCAACGGTGCCAGAACTGACCTTAAGAACGCAAGAGAAG GTGACACCCCTTTGCACACGGCAGCAGCAGCAGGAGACGAGAGCATGGTGAAGCTCCTGCTGCAAAAGGGCAATGCCAACAAGGACGTTCGAAACGCACAAGGAAAAACCGCCTACGACGTCGCGGTGGAGAACGGCCACGAGCGCCTCTTTGACGCCCTGAGTCTGGGCGACAAGCTGTGCACGGCTGCAAAGAAAGGCGAAGTGAGAACCATCCAGAAGCTTCTGGAGAACGGCGCGGACCTTAACGGGAGGGACCAGCACGGTTGGACCGCGCTGCACCGGGCCTCGTTCAAAGGGCGAATCGACGTGGTGAAGGTTCTGGTGGAGAGAGGGGTGGAGGTGGACGCGAAGGACGAAGAAGGGTACACGGCACTGCACTGTGCGGCGGAGGCGGGGCACGCAGACGTGACGGAGTTTTTGGTGAAGAAAGGTGCGGACGTTGAGGCGAGGACTAGGAAGGGCGTGAGCGCGTTGCAGATAACAGAGTCGTTGAACTACGTGGGGATCACGAGGGTTCTTGTTAACGGTGGGGCTAGTAGGGAAAATTCTGATAGAGTCGCTGCGTTTGGTGCAATTGCTTTTGGGAGTAAGATAATGGAAGGTGGGGGTGTTGTTAAGAAGAGGAGGGGTGGTGACAGAGGTAATATCAGAGGGTTGAATAATGGTGCTGGTTTTGGTCGCTCATTGGCTCTGGCTGTGCTCTAA
- the LOC108346056 gene encoding 5-methyltetrahydropteroyltriglutamate--homocysteine methyltransferase, whose product MASHIVGYPRMGPKRELKFALESFWDGKSSAEDLQKVASDLRASIWKQMTDAGIKYIPSNTFSYYDQVLDTTAMLGAVPARYGWTGGEIGFDTFFSMARGNASVPAMEMTKWFDTNYHFIVPELGPDMNFTYASHKAVNEYKEAKALGVDTVPVLVGPVTYLALSKPAKGVDKSFCTLSLLPKILAVYKEVVSDLKAAGASWIQFDEPILVLDLESQKLQAISTAYAELESALSGLNVLIETYFADVTAEAYQTLTSLNAATAFGFDLVRGTKTLDLIKGGFPSGKYLFAGVVDGRNIWANNLATSLDTLNSLEGIVGKDKLVVSTSCSLLHTAVDLVNETKLDNEIKSWLAFAAQKIVEVNALAKALAGQKDEAFFSSNASAQASRKSSPRVTNEAVQKAAAALKGSDHRRATNVSTRLDAQQKKLNLPILPTTTIGSFPQTVELRKVRREYKAGKISEEEYVNAIKEEIRKVVELQEQLDIDVLVHGEPERNDMVEYFGEQLSGFAFTVNGWVQSYGSRCVKPPIIYGDVSRPKAMTVFWSYTAQSMTKRPMKGMLTGPVTILNWSFVRNDQPRSETTYQIALAIKDEVEDLEKAGITVIQIDEAALREGLPLRKSEQANYLDWAVHGFRITNVGVKDTTQIHTHMCYSNFNDIIHSIIDMDADVITIENSRSDEKLLSVFREGVKYGAGIGPGVYDIHSPRIPPTEEIADRINKMLAVLERNILWVNPDCGLKTRKYAEVNPALTNMVAATKLIRNQLAK is encoded by the exons ATGGCATCCCATATTGTTGGATACCCTCGCATGGGTCCCAAGAGAGAGCTGAAGTTTGCTCTAGAGTCATTCTGGGACGGGAAGAGCAGTGCAGAGGATTTGCAGAAGGTGGCTTCTGATCTCAGAGCATCCATCTGGAAACAAATGACTGATGCTGGGATTAAGTACATCCCCAGCAACACTTTCTCATACTATGATCAGGTGCTCGATACCACTGCCATGCTTGGCGCCGTTCCAGCCAGATATGGGTGGACTGGCGGCGAGATTGGGTTTGATACCTTCTTTTCCATGGCCAGAGGAAATGCCTCTGTGCCGGCCATGGAGATGACCAAGTGGTTTGACACCAACTA CCACTTTATTGTCCCTGAATTGGGACCTGATATGAATTTTACTTATGCTTCTCACAAGGCCGTGAATGAGTACAAGGAGGCCAAGGCG CTTGGAGTAGATACAGTTCCAGTCCTCGTCGGCCCTGTAACATACTTGGCGCTCTCCAAACCTGCCAAGGGTGTTGATAAATCCTTTTGTACTCTTTCTCTCCTCCCAAAAATCCTTGCTGTCTATAA GGAAGTTGTGTCTGATCTTAAAGCAGCTGGTGCTTCATGGATTCAATTTGATGAACCTATCCTTGTCTTGGACCTTGAGTCTCAAAAGTTGCAAGCAATTTCTACGGCATACGCAGAACTTGAATCTGCTTTATCTGGCTTAAATGTTCTCATTGAGACCTACTTCGCTGACGTTACTGCCGAGGCATACCAGACTCTCACATCTCTTAATGCAGCCACGGCATTTGGATTTGATTTAGTCCGTGGAACTAAGACCCTTGATCTAATCAAGGGTGGATTTCCcagtggaaagtacttgtttgcTGGAGTGGTTGATGGAAGAAACATCTGGGCTAATAATCTTGCTACTTCACTGGATACATTGAATAGTCTTGAGGGCATTGTGGGCAAAG ATAAACTTGTTGTGTCCACCTCCTGCTCACTTCTTCACACGGCTGTTGATCTTGTTAATGAGACCAAGTTGGATAATGAGATCAAATCATGGCTGGCTTTTGCGGCCCAAAAAATTGTTGAAGTAAATGCATTGGCTAAGGCGTTGGCTGGTCAAAAGGATGAG GCCTTTTTCTCTTCTAATGCTTCTGCTCAGGCTTCAAGAAAGTCCTCTCCAAGAGTGACTAATGAGGCCGTTCAGAAGGCT GCTGCTGCATTGAAGGGTTCTGATCATCGCCGCGCCACAAATGTCAGCACTAGATTGGATGCTCAACAAAAGAAGCTCAACCTTCCAATCCTCCCAACTACCACCATCGGATCCTTCCCTCAGACTGTTGAACTGAGGAAGGTGCGTCGGGAATACAAGGCTGGCAA GATCTCCGAGGAGGAGTATGTTAATGCAATTAAAGAGGAAATCCGCAAAGTTGTTGAACTCCAAGAGCAGCTTGATATTGATGTCCTGGTACACGGGGAGCCTGAG AGGAATGATATGGTGGAGTACTTTGGTGAGCAGTTATCAGGCTTTGCCTTCACCGTTAACGGGTGGGTGCAATCTTATGGATCTCGTTGTGTGAAGCCACCAATCATCTATGGTGATGTGAGTCGCCCCAAGGCAATGACCGTCTTCTGGTCATACACTGCTCAGAGCATGACCAAACGCCCGATGAAGGGAATGCTAACTGGCCCTGTCACTATTCTCAACTGGTCCTTTGTTCGAAATGATCAGCCTAG GTCTGAGACCACCTACCAGATTGCTTTAGCTATCAAGGACGAAGTAGAAGATCTTGAAAAGGCTGGTATTACTGTTATCCAAATCGATGAGGCTGCTTTGAGAGAGGGCTTACCATTGAGAAAGTCAGAGCAAGCTAACTACTTGGACTGGGCTGTTCATGGTTTCAGAATCACCAATGTTGGTGTGAAGGATACAACTCAG ATTCACACCCACATGTGCTACTCTAACTTCAATGATATCATCCATTCAATCATTGATATGGATGCTGATGTGATCACCATCGAGAACTCTCGCTCTGATGAAAAGCTCTTGTCAGTGTTCCGCGAAGGAGTCAAGTATGGAGCTGGAATTGGCCCTGGAGTGTACGACATTCACTCTCCAAGAATACCACCAACTGAAGAAATTGCTGATAGGATCAACAAGATGCTTGCAGTGCTTGAGCGAAACATTTTATGGGTCAACCCTGACTGTGGTCTCAAGACACGTAAGTACGCCGAGGTGAATCCAGCTCTCACAAACATGGTTGCTGCCACAAAACTCATCCGTAACCAGCTTGCCAAGTGA